Proteins encoded together in one Carya illinoinensis cultivar Pawnee chromosome 3, C.illinoinensisPawnee_v1, whole genome shotgun sequence window:
- the LOC122305735 gene encoding uncharacterized protein LOC122305735, whose amino-acid sequence MQKKGFEDTVQQLSTQEEGKFPAQSQPNPQGQPHQVQAISEDPNLKSVKAVTTLRSGKVVDIPAHEPYNSGKVSNPSNKDGEHVSDEHEKIHCPIPAPFPQRLVPLHKDDFEFFDCFADSSLPLQETKRMPSEWSTQNKRRFLSEQRKQFQKFCKSRWSGPYIVNPREVS is encoded by the exons ATGCAAAAGAAGGGATTTGAAGATACAGTTCAGCAGCTGA GTACCCAAGAGGAGggtaaatttcctgcacagTCACAACCAAATCCACAAGGGCAGCCTCATCAAGTGCAAGCAATAAGTGAGGATCCTAACTTAAAGTCGGTCAAAGCGGTGACTACTTTAAGAAGCGGTAaggtggtagacattccagcacATGAGCCATACAATTCTGGTAAGGTCTCTAACCCTTCTAATAAAGATGGAGAGCATGTTTCTGATGAGCATGAGAAAATTCATTGTCCTATACCTGCTCCTTTTCCTCAGCGATTGGTTCCGTTGCATAAAGatgactttgaattttttgattgttttgcagattcttctttaccacttcaagagactaagcgaatgccttctgaatggtccacccaaaatAAACGTCGATTTCTCTccgagcaaagaaaacagtttcaaaaattttgcaaatcccgatggagtgggccgtacattgtaaatcccagggaagtgtcttga